The following coding sequences lie in one Pontibacter sp. G13 genomic window:
- a CDS encoding sulfatase: protein MKGFISILLQTCLLLGTLHLSFAQTNSKPNILIIIGDDCTHSDLSLYGGKNVRTPAINQLATEGLTFNKAYVTMSMCTPSRSELYTGMQPAHNGVCWNHARARTGTQSMVQHLAKMGYRTGIAGKTHIKPKKTFPFEMVPGVERNCVSETSDYDPQGMYDFVTRDRNQPFCLVTALTTPHAPWTVGDPSHFKPEELELPPYLVDTKETRKAYAKYLAEIEVLDEQVGKTIEMLKKAGAYDNTIVIFTSEQGAQFPYCKWTNYDNGVHTAFIVRWKGVTQPGSRTDALVQYCDVLPTLLDAIGADSEGFDGTSFLPVLQGETDEHRDYAYFMHNNWPEGPPYPIRSITDGENHYILNLNSEQMYVEKHLMGKTNHSAYWPSWMFNITKSDENFQIVSGYMIREREELYVHASDKYERNNLAGEPSYQVIQNRLARALALWMTEQGDPGALIDTEAAFNAQKKGQHFEQ from the coding sequence ATGAAAGGATTCATTTCCATTCTACTCCAAACCTGCTTGTTGCTGGGAACTCTTCACTTGAGTTTCGCCCAGACGAATTCCAAGCCTAATATTCTGATCATTATCGGAGACGATTGTACCCACAGCGATTTGTCGCTTTACGGGGGTAAAAATGTCCGGACTCCCGCCATCAATCAGCTTGCTACAGAGGGGCTTACCTTCAATAAAGCCTATGTAACTATGTCCATGTGTACCCCGAGTCGCTCGGAATTGTACACCGGAATGCAACCTGCACACAACGGCGTTTGTTGGAATCATGCCCGCGCAAGAACGGGAACCCAGAGTATGGTGCAGCATTTGGCAAAGATGGGCTATCGTACGGGAATAGCGGGAAAAACACATATCAAGCCCAAAAAAACCTTTCCATTCGAGATGGTTCCGGGGGTTGAGCGAAATTGCGTCAGCGAAACCTCAGACTACGATCCTCAAGGCATGTATGACTTTGTCACCAGGGACCGCAATCAGCCTTTTTGTTTGGTGACGGCCCTCACGACTCCGCATGCACCTTGGACGGTGGGAGATCCTTCGCATTTCAAGCCGGAAGAATTGGAGTTGCCTCCATATTTGGTCGATACCAAAGAGACGCGGAAAGCCTATGCCAAGTATCTGGCTGAAATCGAGGTATTGGACGAGCAGGTTGGGAAGACCATTGAAATGCTTAAAAAGGCGGGTGCTTATGACAACACGATCGTGATTTTCACCTCGGAACAAGGAGCGCAATTTCCTTACTGCAAGTGGACCAATTACGACAATGGTGTGCACACGGCTTTTATCGTTCGTTGGAAGGGAGTGACTCAGCCGGGTAGTCGTACCGATGCATTGGTTCAATATTGCGATGTGCTCCCTACCTTGTTGGATGCGATAGGAGCTGATTCAGAAGGATTTGATGGGACAAGTTTCTTGCCTGTGCTTCAGGGAGAAACAGATGAGCACCGCGATTATGCCTATTTCATGCACAACAACTGGCCTGAAGGTCCGCCCTATCCCATTCGCTCCATCACTGACGGGGAAAATCACTACATCTTGAATCTCAATAGCGAGCAGATGTATGTCGAAAAGCACTTGATGGGTAAAACCAATCACTCCGCTTATTGGCCATCGTGGATGTTCAACATTACCAAAAGTGATGAGAACTTCCAGATCGTATCAGGCTATATGATCCGTGAGAGAGAAGAGCTATATGTTCACGCTAGCGACAAATATGAAAGAAATAACCTGGCAGGCGAACCATCCTATCAAGTCATTCAGAACCGCCTAGCCCGGGCATTGGCATTGTGGATGACCGAACAAGGAGATCCCGGTGCTTTGATAGATACTGAGGCTGCCTTCAACGCACAAAAAAAGGGGCAGCATTTCGAGCAATAA
- a CDS encoding LamG-like jellyroll fold domain-containing protein — MLFSTISSRVIGQSDTIFHYAFEGNLNNDSGTAGALVDNLGNGFAFDQEGFFGQALSLNGAQYLSLVEYGLLDPSISAYTVCAWVKNTSSPNHGSEHIVLHQSKNIDESGASRYFLGLNTSTIGVPLAVGTFVGGDKRSSATPIIRGEWTHIAIVGNPADQSFRFYVNGRFDNSTTAANAFEASQGGFRVGGHISGNLGKSWEGLIDDLYLIRKALTEAKIQAVAKVNTTSLSHLTSDQIEIFPNPFQKTFRVRLLQMVQAEIQVFDLNGRMVSEERVPAGTSEILLDGEAWPDGPYHLTLQIEDQILHRMLVKR, encoded by the coding sequence ATGCTCTTTAGCACAATTTCCTCAAGGGTAATTGGTCAGAGTGATACTATTTTCCATTATGCTTTCGAAGGGAATCTGAACAACGATTCAGGAACAGCTGGTGCTTTGGTGGACAATTTGGGGAATGGATTTGCCTTCGATCAGGAGGGATTTTTTGGACAGGCGCTTTCGTTGAATGGAGCTCAATATTTGTCTTTGGTCGAATATGGATTACTGGATCCTTCGATATCTGCCTATACCGTTTGTGCTTGGGTGAAAAATACCAGCAGTCCAAACCACGGTTCTGAACATATCGTTCTGCATCAATCCAAAAATATCGATGAGTCAGGAGCGAGTCGATATTTTCTGGGACTGAATACCTCTACCATTGGGGTTCCTTTGGCGGTGGGAACTTTCGTTGGAGGAGATAAGCGGTCTAGTGCAACTCCGATTATCCGGGGGGAATGGACGCATATCGCTATTGTAGGCAATCCCGCAGATCAATCCTTTCGATTTTATGTCAACGGAAGGTTTGATAATTCCACCACAGCCGCCAATGCATTCGAGGCAAGCCAAGGAGGATTTCGCGTCGGCGGTCATATTAGCGGCAATCTCGGCAAAAGCTGGGAGGGATTGATCGATGATCTGTATCTCATTCGAAAGGCATTGACCGAAGCTAAGATACAGGCCGTAGCCAAAGTGAATACAACCAGCCTTTCACATTTGACCTCCGACCAAATTGAGATTTTTCCCAATCCCTTCCAGAAAACCTTCCGGGTACGACTGCTACAAATGGTCCAGGCGGAGATCCAAGTATTCGACCTGAATGGAAGGATGGTTTCTGAGGAACGAGTGCCCGCTGGCACTTCAGAAATCTTGTTAGACGGCGAAGCATGGCCTGATGGTCCCTATCATTTGACTCTTCAAATCGAAGATCAGATCCTGCACAGGATGCTGGTGAAGCGCTAG
- a CDS encoding two-component regulator propeller domain-containing protein → MRLLLLSFILTTCLASQAWAQQVDFEKITTQDGLSHSTVFSICQDGAGYLWFGTRDGLNRYDSYDIQTYYQGDRGLLHDEIIALEAVGDTGLYIGTPKGASYYDYARDTFLTISYNQKSLGRVNDIKVIDPFGVFICTKNGVYRVWGADSVTLVTDKFSAQRIARFEAGLVWVARNNGRLILMDHQGQIVRRLSPQKNGSNKSRVPQLRLNALYTDAENRTWLATNQGLWIYSLEADNFVKVDWNPGGNELESQFIRSLTSDEDGDLWIGTEAGLYIFNPNSGKTEHYNQGFSNQPSTLSDKAVYSTYRSREGIIWIGTYFGGVNYSKPSEKTFHKMMADGGINGLGGKAVSDMIMSAKNQLWIGTEDGGITIIDPKTQQKRYLKHDPQDPYSLSSNNVLSLHQDRQGNVWVGNFIGGLNRYDPSSKRFYHYLPQGKSHQRMSKDVFALFQDQQDRMWIGTRGGLFQYDYDQDTLMPAWPKIFGKRFIQDIGQDRSGDLWFCTLGRGLYRYVQSQDTMILYQKSAYPGLKTNMLLSFFEDSRGQIWLGTSRGGAVVFDPQQEEFTTYGVEEGLTDNNVHQIQEDKQGRIWLSTNRGLFIYSPDLDRFSSANMSYSLPSHQFNLRSSLSLDDGTLMFGTVNGLCYFHPDSISLAQSEPNLHFTGLRLFSEPISPQADGILQQHIDFTDSLVVGYSQNVLGFDFTAIDHLSPGNLHYAYYLEGFENQWNYVADERKATYTNLSPGQYILHLQASLNPKGDAIAQRSLVLTVLPPWWLTRWAIWGYILLLGLILFAYARFSRFLNQQRLNLKVERMEKEQVKELNQHKINFFTYITHEFKTPLTLIISRLDKVLDVESDEHARSQIIPIRRQAARLQHLITQLMEFRRVESDHAQVRLAQGDLVLFVRDTIEAFTPLYVQKQINYRFECSLDVFHAYFDADKLTKILTNILSNAIKNTGELGEINVLMRIEQDSDQSQAASCSIEVLDTGIGMVQSESDKVFMPFYQADPTTNKGSGIGLALVNTLIKLLKGKLTIESSPEQGTLVRIELPIQLSQGQEPFGTGMIRGNKSLVIDEGLFEEEVLLPATSEKSKPEILIVEDNEDLLRFLASHFGAQYRVQTASNGKKALEKIAKQHPDFILSDVMMPEMGGLELCQKLKENEATSHIPLVLLSAQSEVEYKLKGLNQGADAYLPKPFNLREAELIIKNLLATRQSLREFFLQFGHWHGDEIPTNNRDQAFLRNILSHVKSHFSDPDFTVAKLAKEVGISRSLLHQKLRKIADMTASDLIKTIRLQNGARLLADGYNVSEAAYDSGFSDPGYFGRLFKKHFGINPSEYSKEGAHTALRDIPIIESADSLLNIPSPLQEKS, encoded by the coding sequence ATGAGACTGCTACTGTTATCCTTTATTCTCACTACCTGCCTAGCTTCTCAGGCTTGGGCCCAACAGGTAGATTTTGAAAAGATCACCACACAAGATGGACTTTCCCACAGCACCGTATTTTCAATTTGTCAGGACGGTGCTGGCTATCTGTGGTTTGGTACTAGAGATGGGCTCAATCGGTACGATAGTTATGATATCCAAACCTACTACCAAGGAGATCGAGGATTGCTCCATGATGAAATCATCGCGCTAGAAGCTGTAGGAGATACAGGTCTGTATATTGGCACTCCGAAGGGCGCTAGTTATTACGACTATGCGAGAGACACTTTTCTGACCATTTCCTATAACCAAAAATCCCTGGGTCGAGTCAATGACATCAAAGTCATCGATCCTTTCGGAGTATTTATTTGCACCAAAAATGGAGTTTACCGGGTCTGGGGAGCTGATTCGGTCACATTGGTTACTGATAAATTCTCGGCCCAACGGATCGCAAGATTTGAAGCAGGCCTAGTGTGGGTCGCCCGAAACAACGGCAGACTGATCCTTATGGATCACCAAGGCCAGATCGTACGGCGCTTGTCCCCACAGAAAAATGGGTCCAATAAATCTCGCGTACCGCAGCTGAGATTAAATGCACTATACACAGATGCGGAAAACCGTACTTGGCTAGCCACTAATCAGGGTTTATGGATATACTCCTTAGAAGCGGATAACTTTGTGAAAGTGGACTGGAATCCAGGCGGGAACGAGCTAGAAAGTCAATTTATCCGGTCGTTGACTTCTGACGAAGATGGTGACCTATGGATAGGGACAGAAGCTGGGTTGTACATTTTCAACCCGAATTCGGGAAAGACCGAGCACTACAATCAAGGATTTTCCAACCAGCCCAGCACGCTCAGTGACAAAGCGGTTTATAGTACCTATCGAAGCCGAGAGGGGATCATCTGGATCGGCACCTATTTTGGCGGGGTCAATTATTCGAAGCCTTCTGAGAAGACCTTTCACAAAATGATGGCCGATGGAGGGATCAACGGTCTCGGCGGGAAGGCTGTCAGCGATATGATCATGTCAGCCAAAAATCAGCTGTGGATCGGCACTGAAGATGGAGGAATCACCATCATCGACCCAAAGACCCAACAGAAGCGATATCTGAAACATGATCCCCAAGACCCCTACAGCCTCTCATCCAACAATGTACTTTCGCTTCATCAAGATCGACAAGGAAATGTATGGGTAGGCAATTTCATAGGAGGTTTGAACCGTTATGACCCTTCCTCAAAGCGATTTTATCACTACCTCCCACAAGGCAAATCCCATCAGCGCATGAGTAAGGACGTTTTTGCGCTGTTTCAGGACCAACAAGATCGAATGTGGATAGGCACCCGAGGAGGACTATTTCAATACGATTACGATCAGGATACTTTGATGCCCGCTTGGCCCAAGATTTTTGGAAAAAGATTCATTCAGGACATTGGCCAAGATCGCTCCGGAGATTTATGGTTTTGTACCCTTGGAAGGGGATTGTATCGGTATGTCCAGTCACAGGACACGATGATTCTTTACCAGAAATCGGCATATCCCGGATTAAAGACCAACATGCTCCTCAGCTTTTTCGAAGATAGCCGAGGCCAAATTTGGCTAGGAACCTCCAGAGGGGGAGCTGTCGTATTCGATCCTCAACAGGAGGAATTCACCACTTATGGGGTAGAGGAAGGACTGACTGACAACAATGTGCACCAAATTCAGGAAGATAAACAAGGCCGGATATGGCTCTCCACCAATCGGGGATTATTCATTTACAGCCCTGACCTGGATCGGTTTTCATCCGCCAACATGAGCTACAGCCTCCCTAGTCATCAATTCAACCTCAGGTCCTCTCTTTCGCTAGATGATGGAACCCTCATGTTCGGTACAGTCAACGGTCTCTGCTACTTTCACCCAGATAGCATTTCTCTCGCCCAAAGTGAGCCAAATCTCCACTTCACAGGACTCCGATTGTTTTCGGAACCTATCTCCCCCCAAGCTGACGGAATCCTCCAACAGCATATCGATTTCACGGATTCATTGGTGGTCGGATATTCACAAAACGTATTGGGGTTTGACTTCACAGCAATCGATCACCTTTCCCCCGGTAATTTGCACTATGCATATTATTTGGAAGGATTTGAGAATCAATGGAATTACGTGGCAGATGAACGAAAAGCCACGTACACCAATCTCTCACCCGGTCAATACATATTGCATCTACAAGCAAGCCTGAATCCAAAAGGGGATGCGATCGCTCAAAGAAGCCTCGTGCTTACGGTCCTTCCCCCTTGGTGGCTGACTCGGTGGGCCATTTGGGGATACATCCTCTTGTTGGGTTTGATTCTATTCGCCTATGCCCGCTTTTCTCGATTTTTGAATCAGCAACGATTGAATCTCAAGGTCGAACGAATGGAAAAGGAGCAAGTCAAAGAATTGAATCAGCATAAAATCAACTTCTTTACCTACATCACGCACGAATTCAAAACCCCTCTGACGCTCATCATTTCTCGACTGGACAAAGTCTTGGATGTCGAATCAGATGAACATGCGCGCAGCCAAATCATCCCAATCAGACGTCAAGCCGCCCGACTTCAGCATTTGATTACTCAGCTGATGGAATTCAGAAGGGTTGAATCCGACCATGCACAGGTCCGATTGGCACAGGGAGATTTGGTCCTGTTTGTCAGGGATACAATTGAGGCGTTTACTCCCCTGTATGTTCAAAAGCAGATCAACTACCGGTTTGAATGCTCACTAGATGTTTTTCATGCCTATTTTGATGCGGATAAATTGACCAAAATCCTGACCAATATTTTGTCCAATGCCATCAAGAATACCGGAGAATTGGGCGAGATCAACGTGTTGATGCGCATTGAACAAGATTCAGATCAATCTCAAGCGGCAAGTTGCTCCATTGAGGTGTTGGATACGGGAATAGGGATGGTACAAAGTGAATCCGACAAAGTATTCATGCCTTTTTACCAAGCAGATCCAACCACGAATAAGGGTTCTGGCATTGGCTTGGCCTTGGTGAATACCCTCATCAAATTATTGAAAGGGAAACTAACCATCGAAAGTAGTCCCGAACAAGGCACCCTAGTTCGTATTGAGCTACCGATTCAATTATCCCAAGGTCAGGAGCCTTTCGGAACTGGGATGATTCGCGGCAATAAATCACTAGTGATCGATGAAGGTCTGTTTGAGGAAGAGGTTCTGCTCCCCGCCACCTCGGAAAAATCCAAACCGGAGATCTTAATTGTTGAGGACAACGAAGATTTGCTACGGTTTCTAGCGAGTCACTTTGGCGCTCAATACCGTGTACAGACAGCTTCCAATGGGAAGAAAGCGCTGGAAAAAATCGCGAAACAACATCCCGATTTTATTCTGAGCGATGTCATGATGCCTGAGATGGGAGGTCTGGAATTGTGCCAAAAACTCAAGGAAAATGAAGCGACCTCTCATATTCCATTGGTCCTGCTCTCTGCACAGTCAGAGGTTGAGTACAAATTGAAAGGACTCAATCAGGGAGCAGATGCCTATCTCCCAAAGCCGTTCAATTTGCGCGAAGCAGAGTTGATTATCAAAAACCTGCTAGCTACTCGTCAAAGTCTCAGAGAGTTTTTCCTACAATTTGGGCATTGGCATGGAGACGAAATTCCCACCAACAACCGGGATCAAGCCTTCCTCAGAAACATCCTGTCCCATGTCAAAAGCCATTTCAGCGATCCGGATTTTACTGTTGCCAAACTCGCGAAGGAGGTCGGGATTAGCCGTTCGTTGCTCCATCAAAAATTGAGGAAAATTGCAGATATGACGGCTTCTGATCTGATCAAGACCATCCGCCTTCAAAATGGTGCCCGACTCTTGGCAGATGGATACAATGTATCTGAAGCGGCTTATGATTCAGGATTTTCCGATCCCGGATATTTTGGCAGATTATTCAAGAAGCACTTTGGGATCAATCCTAGCGAATATTCCAAAGAAGGGGCCCACACAGCCTTGCGAGATATTCCCATCATTGAATCCGCTGACTCCCTGCTGAATATTCCTTCCCCTTTGCAAGAAAAATCCTAA
- a CDS encoding sulfatase-like hydrolase/transferase, translating to MKHQSYFLAIIGACLLMWNSSILRVRAQTPPNVVLILVDDLGYADFGCYGSEIHTPTMDSLAAQGLRYRRFYNAARCSPTRCALLTGLYTHQVAVNPAQSLPNLRTDNNLTLAELLSANGYRTYLSGKWHLGKLNTLRDPFNRGFQHGFGMGNNVDGANIKSFWDINEYGLKSLNNEIPWDPYTGTQFYQTDAIGDYSVDFIQHHNGKNDNKPFFLYMAFNATHWPIHAPADVADKYTDVGDSDTADVDVFRYEVGWDSTRRFRMNKQLAIGAITGEYEMSERGDAVAPAQTPIPAWETLDLKRQKDQVRRMALYAAMVEKIDDNIKKVVDLLNQTHQLDNTLIIILADNGGNYEGGLFGNPDAREESDLAVMGQPNDPASFPRVNVGSGWANVNNTPFRLYKHFVHEGGIRSPAIFFYPQGIQNPGRWEDQPTHLIDVVPTIVELIGAQYPSTFESHPVLPMEGESLIPHFQGGQIPERQIFQEHESNRALFKDNYKFVTKNFAFSDGSSPAHELELYNMGTDPCELNNLATVEPLRLQEMMIAWNTKAQEVGVPNNRLLTIVSTNLDADFEWTGIQVLGESHDLYRTLRLNQIHGQSTITLRSLAGKQISRAKIQSSLVQIPTASLGNGVYVLQVENSQKVYYAKFTVSH from the coding sequence ATGAAACATCAATCCTACTTTTTGGCAATCATCGGTGCCTGCCTGCTGATGTGGAATTCAAGCATTCTCAGGGTGCGGGCTCAAACTCCGCCCAATGTGGTCCTGATCTTGGTCGATGACCTTGGGTATGCGGATTTTGGATGCTACGGGAGCGAAATTCATACGCCCACTATGGATAGTCTCGCTGCTCAAGGCCTTCGGTACCGACGATTTTACAACGCTGCTCGTTGTTCGCCCACACGATGTGCCCTCCTGACAGGACTCTACACCCACCAAGTTGCTGTCAATCCTGCCCAATCCTTGCCCAATCTTCGCACGGACAACAATCTGACCTTGGCTGAGCTATTGAGTGCCAATGGATATCGGACCTATTTATCTGGGAAGTGGCATCTGGGCAAACTTAATACCTTACGAGATCCCTTTAATCGAGGCTTTCAACATGGGTTTGGTATGGGTAACAATGTGGACGGTGCCAATATCAAAAGCTTTTGGGACATCAACGAATACGGCCTGAAGTCCCTCAACAATGAAATACCATGGGATCCTTATACTGGAACGCAATTTTACCAGACAGATGCGATCGGAGACTATAGCGTAGATTTCATCCAACATCACAATGGCAAAAACGACAACAAGCCTTTCTTCCTCTACATGGCCTTCAATGCGACGCATTGGCCGATTCATGCACCTGCTGATGTCGCGGACAAATATACCGATGTGGGCGACTCCGATACCGCAGATGTGGATGTGTTTCGATATGAGGTAGGCTGGGATTCGACTAGGCGTTTTCGCATGAACAAGCAATTGGCGATAGGTGCGATTACGGGGGAATATGAAATGTCTGAGCGGGGAGATGCAGTGGCTCCTGCCCAAACGCCAATTCCTGCTTGGGAAACCCTCGATCTGAAACGGCAAAAGGATCAAGTTAGGAGGATGGCTCTGTATGCAGCAATGGTGGAAAAGATTGATGACAACATCAAAAAGGTCGTTGATCTCTTGAATCAAACCCATCAACTTGACAACACACTGATCATCATCCTAGCGGATAATGGGGGCAATTACGAAGGCGGTCTTTTCGGGAATCCGGATGCACGCGAGGAGTCGGATCTGGCCGTCATGGGGCAACCGAATGATCCCGCCTCCTTTCCTAGAGTGAATGTCGGAAGCGGCTGGGCTAATGTAAATAATACCCCCTTCCGATTGTATAAGCATTTTGTGCATGAAGGGGGAATCCGTTCTCCTGCAATCTTCTTTTACCCACAGGGCATTCAAAACCCCGGACGCTGGGAAGATCAGCCTACGCATCTGATCGATGTGGTGCCTACCATCGTGGAATTGATCGGAGCTCAATACCCTAGTACCTTCGAAAGTCATCCAGTCCTACCTATGGAGGGAGAAAGCTTGATCCCGCACTTCCAAGGTGGGCAAATCCCTGAACGCCAGATTTTTCAGGAACACGAGTCCAACCGAGCTCTGTTCAAGGACAACTACAAGTTTGTCACCAAAAATTTTGCATTCTCAGACGGAAGCTCGCCGGCTCATGAACTCGAACTTTACAACATGGGGACTGATCCGTGCGAGCTGAATAATCTCGCTACTGTAGAACCTTTGCGATTGCAGGAAATGATGATCGCTTGGAATACTAAGGCCCAAGAGGTGGGGGTGCCAAACAACCGACTATTGACCATTGTGTCGACGAACCTAGACGCTGACTTTGAATGGACGGGAATTCAGGTGTTGGGAGAATCTCATGATCTTTATCGGACTTTGAGACTCAATCAAATTCATGGCCAGAGTACCATTACCCTTCGGTCGTTGGCTGGAAAGCAGATCAGTCGCGCAAAGATCCAATCGAGTTTGGTTCAAATTCCGACTGCTTCACTCGGCAATGGGGTGTATGTCCTTCAAGTTGAAAATAGTCAAAAGGTCTATTATGCAAAATTTACTGTTTCTCATTAA
- a CDS encoding RagB/SusD family nutrient uptake outer membrane protein — protein sequence MKKYSFSYFLGACLIFLSACNGFLDEAPLGQMSSETFFETEEDLRFGSTGLYDILNSNNLYGHTISLVGDLGADIWTHNGGFVPFEELDRYSFTSNMNIGNIWWVSNYRGIARCNFYIKGVQNSEFAGTAVAERYLGEAYFIRALLYFNLVRTYGDVPLDTVGAEDLSQIYTRDATEDVYTAILNDLQRAKEILPVIQAQKGRATRGAAHGLLVKTYLTMAGQPLNKGMSHYQLALQEAISFEDSVVAGAYPYELLDDYPSIFSEINENNAEIVFDVQAIAGPQEGTRWGKWGGWDGPQNDIDFASNGAPKAVPSFYDSYSVEDIIRQNWNILDSFVNANGALKFRTNPTQYSIAKFRPEFNSFEINGEYVSFQSPHNTPILRYDDVLLMLAEAENEVNGPTELAYEMLNRVRERVKITPLTASNFSELYPEYQAEDAGIDLNVEQDRFREAIFWERAWELCYEGHRRFDLIRWGRLVPTVQNLMPTQAYVDLNNAQPVNRQLFSPVNIREHHALFPIPQQEMDVAQNDFVQNEGY from the coding sequence ATGAAAAAATATAGTTTTTCATACTTTTTAGGTGCTTGCTTGATATTCCTGAGTGCCTGCAACGGTTTTCTAGACGAAGCTCCGTTGGGACAAATGTCTTCGGAAACCTTTTTTGAAACCGAAGAGGATCTGAGATTTGGGAGTACAGGTCTGTATGACATCTTGAACTCCAATAATCTCTATGGACATACGATCAGCCTTGTGGGCGATCTAGGTGCAGATATTTGGACCCACAATGGGGGATTTGTGCCCTTCGAAGAATTGGACCGGTACTCCTTTACTTCTAACATGAACATTGGCAACATATGGTGGGTGTCCAATTATCGCGGAATTGCCCGATGCAATTTTTACATCAAAGGCGTTCAGAACTCCGAGTTTGCCGGAACTGCTGTCGCTGAGCGATATTTGGGGGAGGCGTATTTTATCAGAGCGCTTCTGTACTTCAATCTAGTTCGGACCTACGGGGATGTTCCCCTTGATACCGTTGGAGCTGAAGATCTGTCCCAGATTTACACGCGTGATGCTACTGAGGATGTGTACACCGCGATCCTAAATGACCTGCAACGTGCCAAGGAGATTTTGCCGGTGATTCAAGCACAAAAAGGAAGAGCCACCCGTGGAGCCGCTCATGGATTGTTGGTAAAAACCTACCTGACGATGGCTGGCCAACCCCTCAACAAAGGCATGTCGCATTATCAGTTGGCGCTGCAGGAAGCGATATCGTTTGAAGACAGCGTGGTTGCTGGAGCCTATCCCTATGAACTGTTGGACGACTATCCATCCATCTTCTCTGAGATCAATGAAAACAATGCAGAGATCGTCTTTGATGTGCAGGCCATCGCGGGCCCTCAAGAGGGAACCCGTTGGGGAAAATGGGGCGGTTGGGACGGCCCTCAAAATGATATTGACTTCGCGAGTAATGGAGCGCCGAAAGCCGTTCCGAGTTTTTATGATTCCTACAGTGTGGAGGATATCATTCGCCAAAATTGGAATATCCTGGACTCTTTCGTGAATGCCAATGGGGCGCTAAAGTTTCGGACCAACCCAACCCAATATTCGATCGCGAAATTCCGACCAGAATTCAATAGCTTCGAAATCAATGGCGAATATGTCTCCTTCCAGTCGCCTCACAATACGCCTATACTGCGGTATGACGACGTATTACTGATGCTGGCAGAGGCTGAAAATGAAGTCAACGGACCGACAGAATTGGCCTATGAAATGCTGAATCGTGTGCGGGAGCGTGTCAAGATCACGCCATTGACGGCGAGTAATTTCTCCGAACTGTATCCAGAATATCAAGCGGAGGATGCTGGGATTGATCTGAATGTCGAGCAAGATCGATTTAGAGAAGCGATTTTCTGGGAACGTGCGTGGGAGCTTTGCTATGAAGGTCATCGGAGATTTGACCTCATCCGGTGGGGGAGATTGGTCCCAACGGTCCAGAATCTGATGCCTACTCAGGCGTATGTGGACTTGAACAATGCTCAACCCGTCAATCGCCAATTGTTCTCCCCGGTGAATATTCGCGAGCATCACGCGCTTTTCCCGATTCCCCAGCAGGAGATGGACGTGGCGCAAAACGATTTTGTGCAAAACGAAGGTTATTGA
- a CDS encoding LamG-like jellyroll fold domain-containing protein: MTTRPLHMVLTALFACISMSLSAQNDTIFHFSFDGNLNDVSGNNVLLEDTISASNDFWSVDSVGVHGNALALSGESNTHLTIQQEGLFEPVASDFTVCAWLKNKSALDKQFEHIVLHQKGGTGATRYYLAFIGNNTGVNLSDTLVAGSFVSGAAARGTMMLERDVWYHVAAVGKYQDSTISLYVDGVLDTVVKVNEFEASTGGFQVGRHQGGTNQKKLATWPGLIDDLYLISKALNEDELMAVAGLNNSSVLKPVELPINVYPNPTSDLLHVDLPNATSARIYIYSEIGQLVMDHSFYGGTTQLDLSNLPTGVYTLKLQAKNAQAIRKFIKQN, from the coding sequence ATGACTACTAGACCTTTACACATGGTGCTGACTGCTTTATTTGCATGTATCAGCATGTCCCTTTCCGCGCAGAATGACACCATCTTTCACTTTTCCTTTGATGGAAACCTGAATGATGTCAGCGGAAACAATGTGCTACTTGAAGATACCATTTCCGCTAGTAACGATTTCTGGAGCGTCGACTCTGTAGGGGTGCATGGGAATGCGCTGGCGTTGAGTGGCGAAAGCAATACGCACCTTACCATTCAGCAAGAGGGGTTGTTTGAGCCTGTTGCGAGCGATTTTACTGTGTGCGCTTGGTTGAAAAACAAAAGTGCGCTTGACAAGCAATTTGAGCATATCGTATTGCACCAAAAAGGTGGAACCGGAGCTACGCGTTACTATTTGGCCTTTATTGGAAATAACACTGGAGTCAACCTCAGCGATACCTTGGTGGCTGGATCATTTGTTTCCGGAGCGGCCGCAAGAGGAACGATGATGCTAGAAAGAGATGTGTGGTATCACGTAGCTGCAGTCGGAAAATACCAGGATTCGACCATCAGCCTGTATGTGGATGGCGTGTTGGATACTGTAGTGAAGGTAAATGAATTTGAAGCCTCAACCGGAGGGTTTCAAGTAGGAAGACACCAAGGAGGAACCAACCAAAAGAAATTGGCTACTTGGCCAGGCTTGATAGATGATTTGTATCTCATCAGCAAAGCATTGAATGAGGATGAATTGATGGCTGTGGCAGGATTGAACAACAGCTCTGTCCTCAAACCTGTTGAGCTTCCCATCAACGTCTACCCAAATCCTACCTCTGACCTACTTCATGTGGATTTGCCCAATGCGACTTCTGCTCGGATATACATTTACTCCGAAATCGGTCAGCTCGTCATGGATCACTCCTTCTATGGAGGAACTACTCAACTCGACCTGTCCAATCTGCCTACTGGCGTGTACACGTTGAAATTGCAAGCCAAGAACGCGCAAGCGATCAGAAAGTTCATTAAGCAGAACTAA